The following proteins are encoded in a genomic region of Mycobacterium sp. 155:
- a CDS encoding DUF3068 domain-containing protein, with protein sequence MNRAVALRIAACGLMGLGAALLIAALLLTTYTKGKIAKIPLNLDTTLVSEGTGTAFDPASLTAEKFSVDRNVPVAMQQQMSVEAPANADVVTLQVGTSLRRTDRQQDTGLLLAMVDTVTMNRSTALAVSSDTNPGGSIQRPRSMDDQKPPTTVALPHEGLTYRFPFDTAKKTYQMFDPIAQKAFDANYDGEEDVNGLTTYRFTQNVGYDADGKLVEPVKYASLYEDDVDSTVKARASVWGVPGEPDEEITMNRYYAAQRTFWVDPVSGTIVKATDHGYQYYARDALKPEVTYVDYKVTSNESTIESQVASARDERDRVALWSRVLPITFTALGLVMMIGGALLAWFVLRAESTLIDPGLDNADHGFFDTQGIQVPGAEAKTEKLPAQRPSDLPPDRPA encoded by the coding sequence TTGAACCGCGCTGTGGCGCTGCGTATCGCGGCGTGCGGACTCATGGGGCTGGGTGCAGCCCTGTTGATCGCCGCTCTGCTGCTGACGACCTACACCAAGGGCAAGATCGCCAAGATCCCGCTCAATCTGGACACCACTCTGGTCAGCGAAGGCACCGGGACCGCGTTCGACCCAGCCTCGTTGACGGCCGAGAAGTTCTCCGTGGATCGCAACGTGCCGGTGGCGATGCAACAGCAGATGAGCGTCGAAGCCCCGGCGAACGCCGATGTGGTGACCCTGCAAGTGGGCACGTCCCTGCGGCGGACCGACCGCCAGCAGGACACCGGCCTGCTGCTGGCGATGGTCGACACCGTCACCATGAACCGCAGCACAGCGTTGGCGGTGTCCTCGGACACCAACCCCGGCGGCTCCATCCAAAGGCCGCGCTCCATGGACGACCAAAAGCCGCCCACCACCGTCGCGCTGCCGCACGAGGGGCTGACCTACCGGTTCCCGTTCGACACCGCGAAGAAGACCTACCAGATGTTCGACCCGATCGCGCAGAAGGCGTTCGACGCGAACTATGACGGCGAAGAAGACGTCAACGGGCTGACCACCTATCGGTTCACCCAAAACGTCGGCTACGACGCCGACGGCAAGCTGGTCGAGCCGGTGAAGTACGCCTCGCTGTACGAAGACGACGTGGACAGCACCGTCAAGGCTCGCGCCTCGGTGTGGGGTGTGCCGGGCGAGCCGGACGAAGAGATCACGATGAATCGCTACTACGCCGCGCAGCGCACCTTCTGGGTGGATCCGGTGTCGGGCACCATCGTCAAGGCCACCGACCACGGCTACCAGTACTACGCCCGCGACGCCCTCAAGCCCGAGGTCACCTACGTCGACTACAAAGTCACCTCCAACGAGAGCACCATCGAGTCGCAGGTCGCGTCCGCCCGCGACGAACGCGACCGGGTTGCGCTGTGGTCCCGAGTCCTACCCATCACGTTCACCGCGCTGGGCCTGGTCATGATGATCGGCGGAGCGCTGCTGGCCTGGTTCGTGCTGCGCGCCGAGTCGACGCTGATCGACCCGGGCCTGGACAACGCCGACCACGGGTTCTTCGACACCCAGGGCATCCAAGTGCCCGGCGCCGAGGCCAAGACCGAAAAGCTGCCCGCACAGCGGCCCTCTGACCTGCCACCGGACCGACCAGCCTGA